The Anolis carolinensis isolate JA03-04 chromosome 1, rAnoCar3.1.pri, whole genome shotgun sequence genome window below encodes:
- the rars2 gene encoding probable arginine--tRNA ligase, mitochondrial isoform X3, which translates to MQFGLLGAGFQRFGSEEKLRSNPLQHLFEVYVQVNKASEEEENTKKQAQDFFRKLEMREEQAVSLWQHFRNVSIEEYIQMYKRLGVCFDEYSGESDYQEKSQKVLKMLDTKGLLKKTKEGTGVVHLSENGDQSVVIMRSDGTSLYLTRDLAAAIDRMDKYNPDTMIYVTDKNQVPHFQQVFQILRLLGYEWTERCQHLPFGRVQGMKTRKGEVVFLEDVLDEARSMVLERSALAKTTKELDNPLETAENIGLAALIIQDFKGLLSSDYQFSWDRVLQSRGDTGVFLQYTHARLWSLEDMCGTVNQVSHINMACLQDPPAVSLIQHLLRYDEILYQSSKDLQPKHIVNYLLKLSHLTAVAHKRLPVKGSVPELAESRLCLFQAVRTVLGSGMKLLGITPVNKM; encoded by the exons ATGCAGTTTG GCCTGTTGGGAGCTGGCTTCCAGCGTTTTGGCTCTGAAGAAAAATTACGGTCTAATCCTTTGCAGCATCTTTTTGAG GTCTATGTGCAGGTCAACAAGGCAtcagaagaggaggaaaataCTAAAAAGCAAGCACAGGATTTTTTTAGAAAACTAGAGATGCGTGAAGAACAAGCAGTGTCATTGTGGCAACATTTTAGAAATGTCAGCATTGAAGAATATATCCAGATGTACAAG CGTCTTGGAGTATGCTTTGATGAATATTCGGGAGAATCTGACTATCAAGAGAAAAGCCAGAAAGTTCTGAAAATGTTGGATACCAAAGGACTTTTGAAGAAAACAAA gGAAGGAACAGGAGTAGTTCACCTTTCTGAAAATGGAGACCAGTCTGTTGTTATAATGCGTAGTGATGGAACCTCCCTCTACCTCACAAG agatcttgcaGCTGCTATAGACAGAATGGATAAATATAATCCTGATACCATGATATATGTG ACAGATAAAAACCAAGTTCCACATTTTCAGCAAGTGTTCCAGATACTGAGGTTATTGGGTTACGAATGGACAGAAAG GTGCCAGCATTTGCCCTTTGGGAGAGTTCAGGGGATGAAGACTCGAAAAGGAGAAGTGGTTTTCCTGGAAGATGTTTTGGATGAAGCTCGCTCCATGGTGTTAGAAAGGAGTGCTTTAGCCAAAA CAACCAAAGAACTCGACAATCCTCTTGAGACGGCTGAAAACATCGGGCTTGCAGCACTTATCATTCAG GACTTCAAAGGTCTCTTATCGTCTGATTACCAGTTTAGCTGGGATCGTGTCCTCCAAAGCCGAGGCGACACTGGCGTCTTCCTACAATACACACATGCCAGGCTCTGGAG TTTAGAAGATATGTGTGGAACAGTTAATCAAGTGTCTCATATTAACATGGCATGTTTACAAGATCCACCAGCTGTTTCCTTAATTCAGCATCTTCTCAG ATATGATGAGATTCTTTACCAGTCTTCAAAAGATCTTCAGCCCAAGCATATCGTTAACTATCTCCTTAAACTCAG CCATTTAACAGCTGTTGCTCATAAAAGGCTTCCTGTGAAAGGCAGTGTTCCTGAATTAGCAGAG tCAAGGCTCTGTCTGTTTCAGGCTGTTCGCACAGTTTTGGGCAGTGGAATGAAGCTTCTAGGAATCACACCTGTAAATAAAATGTAA